The Vairimorpha necatrix chromosome 11, complete sequence genome window below encodes:
- a CDS encoding serpin-type proteinase inhibitor 4: MKDHFESKLMTLCDVGTLYMYNDVRNTFGFYNFYKTNHSVSLGNVIIPIDKNLYQNNNICFHFDRNIQQTETIFFDHFKSDAFSPLGLCYVYCALLQITKDETKLKLLKIIEDFGFNVDDSFCKNMEDYIRSLGGDGVELECYNSLSDKDSLQVDEFYEKWKEIFNFEDILFDYRNQEKTIEEVMSEIFNRSKQMFSDFYKHRIVVRLVLINNVRISGRWLCKFNTEDTKIKDFYVKNKIIQVPMIATIDEFSYLYTNGLQFISMNLLDKINSLCFVIILPDKDDYLNDQLHLSFKKEFELLVNKKCPSSVLDLEIPKFKIETECNLNKVFYKFLQSNFMDEYLELDHEFCSHRNTKVVLKHKAVIELNEVGICKEETSCSRRYTYNDRYNKNVHHKFHCNRPFVFYLFDTKPPSIKCAEDSIPIIYPLMVGRYTGE; this comes from the coding sequence ATGAAAGATCATTTTGAATCAAAACTGATGACTTTGTGTGATGTAGGTACACTATACATGTATAACGACGTTAGGAACACTTTCggattttataatttctataaaacCAATCATAGTGTTAGTTTAGGAAACGTAATTATAccaattgataaaaatttgtatcaaaataataatatatgcTTTCATTTTGATAGGAATATTCAACAAAcagaaacaattttttttgatcattttaaaagtgATGCATTTTCTCCGCTAGGTCTCTGTTATGTCTATTGCGCGCTTTTGCAAATCACCAAAGATGAAACCAAACtaaaattactaaaaataatcGAAGATTTTGGATTTAATGTTGATGATTcgttttgtaaaaatatggAAGATTATATTCGTTCATTGGGTGGTGACGGAGTAGAATTGGAGTGTTACAATTCTTTAAGTGATAAAGATAGTTTACAAGTTGACGagttttatgaaaaatggaaggaaatattcaattttgaggatattttatttgattataGAAATCAAGAGAAAACAATTGAAGAAGTTATGAgcgaaatatttaataggAGCAAACAAATGTTTAgtgatttttataaacaccGCATTGTTGTACGCTtagttttaataaacaatGTTCGGATTAGCGGAAGGTGGCtatgtaaatttaatacaGAAGATACTAAAatcaaagatttttatgtaaaaaataaaattatacaagTCCCAATGATCGCCACAATCGATGAATTTTCATATCTGTATACAAATGGATTACAATTTATTAGTATGAATCTTCTTGATAAGATTAATTCATTATGTTTTGTGATAATTTTGCCGGATAAAGATGATTACCTCAATGATCAACTTCatttatcatttaaaaaagaattcgAGCTACTAGTTAACAAAAAATGTCCGTCTTCTGTTTTGGACTTAGAAATACCAAAGTTTAAGATTGAAACAGAGTGCAACCTAAATAAAGtgttttacaaatttttacaatctAATTTTATGGATGAATATTTGGAATTAGATCATGAATTTTGCTCCCACCGTAATACAAAAGTTGTATTAAAGCACAAAGCCGTAATTGAACTAAATGAAGTGGGAATATGCAAAGAAGAAACATCATGCTCCAGGCGCTATACATATAATGATCGATATAACAAAAACGTACACCATAAGTTTCATTGTAACCGTccttttgtattttatttgttcgATACTAAACCACCATCAATTAAATGTGCTGAAGATTCAATACCAATTATTTATCCCCTTATGGTAGGTAGATATACAGGGgaatga
- a CDS encoding serpin-type proteinase inhibitor 5: MNVSFYTQLIMLCDIGILQMYNEIRNTNKSSYFKKFGNNTDLEKGINVQDDSICIIKSFYTKFGVGECSSIEDEIFDAAIAAKEDNFKSDVFSPYGIWSMFCMILSIAEGETKKACVNILKNYEILLDDSFYVEMEKYFKSLMVEDLKGPFKNVLLYDKKLEIEDFIKKCKNLFSGVYKETFENNNNELLSRIKDIFRNLFSVLKGEKPLVLRNTSYVRAGWLNKFNPEDTTMKDFVTKNKTILVPMMKQVGVFNCLYKGGFRFIRMDFRDYTDSLCFIIALPDKDVHIPKHFQMEFKEEFKKLIKNECLAFKVNLEMPKFKIETVCNLNPFFNNFLESNLMNEDLDFGKGFSSYDSTKMNLRHKTFIDVNESGICTRESYSRSESMLKGTHSINYHCNREFVFYVFDTRKPEIENTEKIMSAVFLPILVGRYTGL; encoded by the coding sequence ATGAATGTTTCTTTCTATACGCAGTTAATAATGTTATGTGATATAGgaattttacaaatgtaTAACgaaataagaaatacaaacaaaagttcatattttaaaaaatttggtAATAACACTGACTTAGAAAAAGGAATTAATGTACAGGATGATAGTATATGCATTATTAAGAGCTTCTACACCAAATTTGGGGTTGGTGAATGCAGCTCTATTGAAgatgaaatttttgatgCAGCAATAGCAGCAAAGGAAGACAATTTTAAGAGCGATGTTTTTTCGCCATACGGAATATGGTCAATGTTTTGTATGATTTTAAGCATAGCTGAAGGTGAAACGAAAAAAGCTTGCGtaaatattcttaaaaattacgaaattttattagatgATTCATTTTACGTAGAAAtggaaaaatatttcaagtCTTTGATGGTTGAAGACTTAAAAGGGCCATTCAAAAATGTCTTGTTATACGATAAAAAGTTAGAAattgaagattttataaagaaatgtaaaaatctattttCCGGCGTTTATAAAGAAACTTTcgaaaataataacaatGAATTACTCAGTCGcataaaagatatttttagaaatttgtTTTCCGTATTAAAAGGCGAGAAACCTTTAGTTTTACGTAATACATCATATGTCAGGGCAGGATGGTTAAATAAGTTTAATCCTGAAGACACTACAATGAAAGATTTTgttactaaaaataaaaccatTTTGGTGCCTATGATGAAGCAAGTAGGTGTATTTAACTGTTTATATAAAGGTGGATTCCGTTTTATACGTATGGATTTTAGAGATTATACTGATtctttatgttttataatagCTTTACCAGACAAAGATGTTCACATTCCTAAACATTTTCAAATGGAATTTAAAGAAgaatttaagaaattaataaaaaatgaatgtTTAGCTTTTAAGGTGAACTTGGAAATGCCCAAATTCAAAATCGAGACAGTATGCAATCTTAACccattttttaacaattttcTAGAATCCAACCTCATGAACGAGGACTTGGATTTTGGTAAAGGGTTTTCTTCTTATGACAGCACTAAAATGAACTTACGACATAAAACTTTCATCGATGTTAATGAATCGGGCATATGCACAAGGGAGTCATACTCTCGAAGTGAGTCAATGCTAAAAGGAACACATAGCATCAATTATCATTGTAATAGAGAATTTGTGTTTTATGTATTTGATACCAGAAAGCCAGAGATTGAAAACactgaaaaaataatgtctGCAGTTTTCCTTCCTATATTAGTGGGAAGATACACTGGACTTTAA